TGCGAGAGGTCGTAGGTTGGCATGCGGATCGCTAGTCGCTCGAGCGTGGTGTATCGCGCGGTCTCGGGCGGTCAGTCGGCGGTCTCGACCTCGAGGTCCTCGCGCGCCATGGCGAGCCTGAACGTCGGAACGGTCCGGTACTCGACCTCGACGACGCCCTTCCGGCGGAGGCTCTGGAGGCCCGAGCGGACCTCGTCGGTGTCGGGGTCGACGTCGAACGCCTCCCGGAGGGCGTGGAGGACGGCGACGACGCTCTGGGAGCGCTCGTCAGGGCCGGCGAGCACCTCGAGGATCTGCGTCTGGAGTTCGGGGACGCGGACGCGAGAGGGTGGCCCCTCGTCGACGCTCTCGACCCCGGGTTCGACGTCGACGAGGTCGGCGGCCTCCGCAGTGGCGCGGATCAAGCTGTTGTCGTCCCGGAAGTAGTACTCTTTGAGCTCGTTCTCGAGGTACTGGTGGACCTCGCTGCCGCTCTCCAGCTCCCAGCGCTCCTGTAGCTCGGCGTTTTTCGTCGGTTGCAGTTCGACGACGTCGGCCAGTCGTGCTTTCGCCTCCTCGGAGAGCGTCATCGTCGAACCGTACGGGAAACCGCTATTTTTGCGTTGCGTCATCCCACGCGCGGCGAGGTCGCTCGACTTAGTCGTCGCCCGTGGTCGGCGTCCCCCCGGCCACCTCGAGGGTCTCTTCGACCTGCGTGTAGACGAGGATCGAGCCGAAGACGGCGAGGCCCGCGCCGAACGCGAAGGGTACCACGAAGCCGTAGCCGATCAGCGCCCCCGAGATGAGCGGGCCGGCCGCGATGCCGAAGCCAAAGGCCATCGTGAGCACCGACAGCTTCGTCCCGGACTCGCCTTTGCCCGCGAGGTCGCCGGCGAGGGCGAGCGCCGGCGCGAACACCATCGCCCCGGCCGCGCCCTGGAGGAATCGGACGAGGAACATCGTCTCCGGCGTCGGCGCGAAGCCCTGCCCGAGCGTCGTCGGGATCAGTAGCAGCATCCCGACGAGGATGAACGGCCGCCGGCCGTAGCGGTCGCTCGCTCGTCCGACCGGCGTCTGAAACAGCACCTGGGCGAGGATGAACGCCGAGAACTGCAGGCCGAACCAGGTGGCCCCCTGCTCGAGTTTGGCGTTGACCTGGGGCTGGATGGTCGCAAAGAGCGCGATTGCCGCCGCCAGAAAGAGCGTGACGACGCCGAGGGTGAAGATCGGATCGAGCAGCTTCGACCCGGTTCGATCCCGGATCGGGATCGAGAGGTCGGCGCCGGCGTTCGCTCGCGCCACGTCGGGGTCGGAGACGAGAATCGTCACGAGCAGAAGTCCGAGAGCGGCCATGACCGTCGCGAAGTAGAAGGCGGCGTCGAAGCCGCTGACCGTCACGCCGCCGGTGGGCGGAAGCGAGTAGGGGCCGGCGTTGACGACGGCACCCGCGGCGACCGGGCCGGCACCGAAGCCGATCAGTCGGAAGGTGTTGTAAACGCCCATGTTGCCGCCGCGGTCTCCTGTCGTCGCCAATTCGTTCACGAGCGCGATCGAAGCCGGGACGATGAAGGCGATGCTTACCCCCTGGAGCCCGCGAATAACCACGAGCGAGAGGTACGACCCCGCGAAGACGTACGCGAGGTTCGTGGCGGCCAGTCCGCCGAGGCCGAAGAGGATGAACAGCTTGCGCTTCCCCGCCCGATCCGAGAGCCGCCCCGTCAGCGGCTGGACGCTGCTGTTGAGCAGGCCTGCCAGCGAGAGGATGATCCCGATGATCATCGACTCCGCCAGCCCGAACGTCTGCCCGCCCACGACGTCGCTCACCACGTACAGCGGGATGACGACGATCAGAAACGAGTTGCCGACGCCGTCGGCCATTCGCGCGAACGCCAGCGCCAGCACTCGCCGGTCGACGGCGAACAGCGCGAACGCTCGACGCAAAATCCCTCGCACTACTCCCACATCCGTGGCTGAACGCAATCATCGTTTCGAAGCGAAACGAACGCTGCCCTGACCACGCGCCGACCGTTCCGCAGGGTGTACTGTCACGATCACCCCACAGAGGAGTACAAGCCGTTCCGGCGACTCGAGTGCGGTATGGGTCGACAGATCAAACTCAGCCGCGTCGAGACGACCCTCGAGGAACTCGACTACCCCGTTACCAGAGCACAGGCGGTCGACGGCCTTGAGGACGTCACCCTTCTGCTCGCCGACGGCGAGGCGAACCTCGGCGACGTCGTCTCCCGGACGGGCAGCGAGACGTACGCGAGTCGCGACGAACTCGTAGGCGAGGTGTTCAACGTCCTCCCCCGCCGTGCCGTCGGCGAGCCGTTCCAGTCCGAAGGCGAGGGATGAGCGGGCAGCAGGAGGTGAGCGGGCAGCAGGAGGTGAGCGGGCAGTCGGGGAGTCAACGGACGGAGCGGCTGCGGTGCGCGAACACGGCTCGATGGAAGTGAGCGCAAACGGGTCGTTTAAGATGTTCCGCCCGCGTATCCCCGACACTGATGGAGTTCTGCGACGAATGCGGTTCGATGATGAAAGCCGAGGACGACACCTGGGTCTGTGGCAGCTGTGGCTTCACGAAACCGAAGGGTGACGCCGCCCAGTATACGATCACGGAAGACCAGGAGATCAGCGAAGTGATCGAGTCCTCAGAAGAGACGTCGCTCCCGGAGACGGACGCTCGCTGTCCCGAGTGCGGGCACGATCGGGCGTACTGGTACATGCAACAGATTCGGTCGGCCGACGAGTCAGAGACGCGCTTTTTCATCTGCTCGAGTTGCGAACACAAGTGGCGCGAGGACGATAACTGACACCGCTGGGGCGATTCTGACGTCGCCCAGTGTCGACCTCGTTCGACGCCGTTTCACCCGTTACTCTCGTTCTCCGCCGCCTCGAGTTCGTCGAAGAGCGCCTCGACCCGCCGTCGAATCTCGGCTCTGATCTCGCGCGCGCCGTCGACCGACGCGCCGTGGGGGTCCTCGAGGTCCCAGTCGCGGGCGTCCCCGCGCCAGGTCATCGGGCAGATCCCCTCGGCGTCACAGCCCATCGTGATCACGACGTCGCAGTCGTCGATCTCCCCGGGCGTAATCTCCCGCGGGCGGCTGTCGGCGAGGTCGATTTCAACCTCCGCCATCACCTCGCAGACGACGTCGTGGACGCGATCGGCGGGGTCCGTCCCACCGGAGTGAATTCGCACGCGGTCTTCGAGGCCGCGCTCCTCGCGCTCTCGTTGCGCGAACGCGGTCGCCATCTGGCTTCGTCCCGCGTTCTGCACGCAGACGAAGGCGATCGTGGTCGGGTCGGTTCCTCGTTCGTTCGATCGATGTTCTCGTTCCGTCATGGTTCGGTATCCCCTCGCGTCGGTTCGTTCGTAGTGTCGCTCATCGTACGGTCGGTCAGTAGATCAACTCGTCGTCGTTTTCGACCATGTACAGCGTCCTGGCGGCGACGTTGACCGCGTGATCGCCGACGCGTTCGAGGTCCCGGAGGATCAACAGCATCCGGGAGACCTCCGCGAGGGCGGTCTCGGCGTCCGTCCAGTCGTCGGCTTCGGCCGCTGGATCCGCCTCGAGCAGCTCACGGACGACGGCGGAACTCGCCTCCGCACAGCGCGCGTCGAGGTGGTCGTCCATGGCAGCGACCTCCCTCGCTGCGTCGGCATCGTCGGTCGCGTACGCACCCATCGCGGCGTCGACCATCTCGAGGGCGTACTCGCCGATCTCCTCGACGTCGACGGTCGGATGCTCGATTCCGCCGGCCGGCGTCGTGTACTTTCCGAGGTTCGTCGCCAGATCGCCGATCCGCTCTATGTCGGTGATCACCTTGAACGACGAGGCGATGACGCGCAGGTCGCCTGCGACCGGCTGCTGGAGGGCGATCAGTTCGATACACGCCCCCTCGAGCTCGAGGTACCGCTCGTTGATCTGGTAATCGCCCTCGATCACCGCCTCGGCGCGCTCGACGTCGCCGTCCTCGAGGGCGCGGATGGCTTGCTGGAGCCGGCCGCGGACCAGGTCGCTCATGTCGAGGACGTCCTCGCGGAGGGCCTCGAGTTGTCGCTGGTAGTCGGTTCGTGGCATGATTATCCGAACTTTCCGGTGATGTAGTCCTCGACGCGGTCGTCTTCCGGGTCCTCGAAGATTTTTGCCGTCTCATCGAACTCGACGAGTTCGCCGCCGGTGAGGAAGACGGCGGTCTGATCGGAGATCCGGGCGGCCTGTTGCATGTTGTGGGTGACGATGACGACGGTATACTCCTCGACGAGTTCGTCGATCAGGTCCTCGATCTTCGAGGCGGCGACGGGGTCGAGCGCGGAGGTCGGTTCGTCCATCAGGATGACCTCGGGGTCGGGTGCGATCGCGCGGGCGATACAGAGCCGCTGTTGTTGGCCGCCGGAGAGGTCCAGTCCCGAGGACTCGAGTTTGTCCTTCACCTCGTCCCAGAGGGCCGCCCCGCGCAAGGCGCGTTCGACGGCGGCGTCGAGGTCGACCTCGTCGGCTTTTCCCTGAATGCGCAGGCCGTAGGCGACGTTGTCGTAGATCGACTTGGGGAAGGGGTTCGGTTTCTGGAACACCTGTCCAATCTTCCGGCGCAAGGCGACGGGATCGACGTCCTCGTCGTAGACGTTCTTCCCGTGGAAGGAGAGCTCGCCCTCGACGCGACAGACGTCGATCCGGTCGTTCATCCGGTTGATCGACCGGAGGAACGTCGACTCCCCACAGCCCGAGGGGCCGATCAGCGCGGTGACCTCGCGTTCGGGGATCGCCATCGAGACGTCCGAGATCGCCTGGTCGTCGCCGTAGTAGACGTCGAGGTTCCGGGCCTCGAGGACGATGTCGTGTGACCGGTCGGTTCGATCTCGAGTCTCGGTCTGTACGTCGGTCGTGATCAGCGAGTGATCGTCGTTTGTCGTGGACATGTTAGATCTCCGTCTCGTATCTGTGTCGGATGTACATCGCGACCGCGTTCATGACGAACAGGAACGTGAGCAACACGACGATACCGACCGCGGCGAGGTGGATGAAGTGCTGGCTCGGTTCGTTCGCCCAGTTGTAGATCGTCGTCGGCATCGCGCTGAAGCGGTCGAACGGGCCGTAGGGCATCCGGTTGATGAAGATCGCTCCGACCATGATCAGCGGAGCCGTCTCGCCGATCGCGCGGGCGAGTGCGAGGATGGTCCCGGTCATGATGCCGGGGATCGCCGCCGGCAGGACGACCCGCCGGATCGTCTGCCACTTCGTCGCGCCCGTCGCGTACGAGCCGTTGCGCACCCCGTCGGGAACCGACCGCAGCGCCTCCTGTGCGGAGACGATGATGATCGGCATGACGAGCAAGGCGAGGGCGATCGCCCCGGCGAGCAAGATCGGCCCCATCCCGATCCCGTTGACGAACGCCGCCAGTCCGAGTAGGCCATAGACGATCGACGGGACACCCGCGAGGTTCGCCAGGTTCGCCTCGATGAGACGGGTGATTCGGTTGTCAGGTGCGTACTCCTCTAGATAGATCGCCGAGCCGACGCCAACGAAAAACGACAGGATCGTCACCAGGACCATCAGCATGACCGAGGCGACGATCGCACCTCTGAATCCGGATAACTCTTCACGCCGGGAGCCATCCCGGGTGAAGAAATCGACCAGACTGATGTTGTACTCGGTCAGGCCGACGTAGAAGTCGGTGGCGACGTCGAACAACAGGAGTGCGAGCATGACGACGCCGAACATCGACGCGGCGAAGATGACCCCGAGGAAGAGTCGGTTCTTCAGGTGCTCCCAGCCGAGGTCGACGTCACTGAACAGGTCGGTGTCGGTATCGGTACTCATCGGTACTCCTCCTGGAAGCGGCGTTTGAACCAGTCGTTGAGCAAATTCATCGTGAGTGTCATGACGAACAACAGTAAGCCGACGGCGAACAGCGACTGATACTCCACTGTCCCCACCGCAGTCGTCCCGCGTGCCATCTTCACCATGTACGCCGTCATCGTCATGATCTCGGCGAAGGGGTTGGCGGTGAGATTCGCGGTGAACCCGGCTGCCAGCGTGACGGCCATCGTCTCGCCGATCGCTCGAGAGACGGCGAGGATGTAGGAGGCGAAGACGCCCGAGATCGACGCCGGCAGGACGATTCGCGTCGAGACGTCGAACTTCGTCGCGCCGAGGGCATACGCGCCGTTTCTGAGTTCGTCCGGGACGGCCGACATGGCGTCCTCGCTGATCGAGGAGACCATCGGGATCGTCATGATGCCGACGACCAACATCCCCGAGAGTAGGCTGTATCGGCCCATGTTGATGCCGAACAGCGCGGACGCGATCGGGGCGACGAGAACCGGGTTGATGAACGCGATCGCGAAGTAGCCGTAGACGATCGTCGGGATCCCGGCGAGGATCTCGAGGGTCGGCTTGAGCTTCGATCGAACGCTGGCGGGAGCGTATTCGGAGAGGTAGATCGCGGTCGCCGTTCCGATCGGGATCGAGACGAACGCCGCGCCGACCGTGATCGCGAGGGTCCCGAAGACGATCGGGAGCACGCCGTGAGCGGGCGTCGCGTGGTCGGGTGCCCACCGCGTTCCGGTGAAGAACTCGGTGAACGTGACCGTCCGCTCGGGATTCGCACCCATGAGCATCTCGGTCACCTTGGCGCCGAAGAAGTAACTCGCCGCGTTGTCGATCAACACGAAAAAGATCGCGAGCGTGGTCAGGACCGTGATCGCGGCACAACCAAACAGGATGCGTCGGGCTCTGCGGTCGGCCGCGTTATCGGCCTCGGCGGGCCCACCGCCGCTGATCCCGGACCCCGACTCGTGGTGTGATTCGGTACTCATTGGGGAATTCGAGGCTTATGCGCGCTGTACGGTGAGGTCATCAGGCGAGGCACCGACCGCCTCG
This portion of the Natronobeatus ordinarius genome encodes:
- a CDS encoding DUF5797 family protein, whose product is MTLSEEAKARLADVVELQPTKNAELQERWELESGSEVHQYLENELKEYYFRDDNSLIRATAEAADLVDVEPGVESVDEGPPSRVRVPELQTQILEVLAGPDERSQSVVAVLHALREAFDVDPDTDEVRSGLQSLRRKGVVEVEYRTVPTFRLAMAREDLEVETAD
- a CDS encoding MFS transporter, which gives rise to MRGILRRAFALFAVDRRVLALAFARMADGVGNSFLIVVIPLYVVSDVVGGQTFGLAESMIIGIILSLAGLLNSSVQPLTGRLSDRAGKRKLFILFGLGGLAATNLAYVFAGSYLSLVVIRGLQGVSIAFIVPASIALVNELATTGDRGGNMGVYNTFRLIGFGAGPVAAGAVVNAGPYSLPPTGGVTVSGFDAAFYFATVMAALGLLLVTILVSDPDVARANAGADLSIPIRDRTGSKLLDPIFTLGVVTLFLAAAIALFATIQPQVNAKLEQGATWFGLQFSAFILAQVLFQTPVGRASDRYGRRPFILVGMLLLIPTTLGQGFAPTPETMFLVRFLQGAAGAMVFAPALALAGDLAGKGESGTKLSVLTMAFGFGIAAGPLISGALIGYGFVVPFAFGAGLAVFGSILVYTQVEETLEVAGGTPTTGDD
- a CDS encoding DUF5789 family protein codes for the protein MGRQIKLSRVETTLEELDYPVTRAQAVDGLEDVTLLLADGEANLGDVVSRTGSETYASRDELVGEVFNVLPRRAVGEPFQSEGEG
- a CDS encoding transcription factor S, which translates into the protein MEFCDECGSMMKAEDDTWVCGSCGFTKPKGDAAQYTITEDQEISEVIESSEETSLPETDARCPECGHDRAYWYMQQIRSADESETRFFICSSCEHKWREDDN
- a CDS encoding low molecular weight phosphatase family protein, with the protein product MTEREHRSNERGTDPTTIAFVCVQNAGRSQMATAFAQREREERGLEDRVRIHSGGTDPADRVHDVVCEVMAEVEIDLADSRPREITPGEIDDCDVVITMGCDAEGICPMTWRGDARDWDLEDPHGASVDGAREIRAEIRRRVEALFDELEAAENESNG
- the phoU gene encoding phosphate signaling complex protein PhoU, translated to MPRTDYQRQLEALREDVLDMSDLVRGRLQQAIRALEDGDVERAEAVIEGDYQINERYLELEGACIELIALQQPVAGDLRVIASSFKVITDIERIGDLATNLGKYTTPAGGIEHPTVDVEEIGEYALEMVDAAMGAYATDDADAAREVAAMDDHLDARCAEASSAVVRELLEADPAAEADDWTDAETALAEVSRMLLILRDLERVGDHAVNVAARTLYMVENDDELIY
- the pstB gene encoding phosphate ABC transporter ATP-binding protein PstB; translation: MSTTNDDHSLITTDVQTETRDRTDRSHDIVLEARNLDVYYGDDQAISDVSMAIPEREVTALIGPSGCGESTFLRSINRMNDRIDVCRVEGELSFHGKNVYDEDVDPVALRRKIGQVFQKPNPFPKSIYDNVAYGLRIQGKADEVDLDAAVERALRGAALWDEVKDKLESSGLDLSGGQQQRLCIARAIAPDPEVILMDEPTSALDPVAASKIEDLIDELVEEYTVVIVTHNMQQAARISDQTAVFLTGGELVEFDETAKIFEDPEDDRVEDYITGKFG
- the pstA gene encoding phosphate ABC transporter permease PstA, giving the protein MSTDTDTDLFSDVDLGWEHLKNRLFLGVIFAASMFGVVMLALLLFDVATDFYVGLTEYNISLVDFFTRDGSRREELSGFRGAIVASVMLMVLVTILSFFVGVGSAIYLEEYAPDNRITRLIEANLANLAGVPSIVYGLLGLAAFVNGIGMGPILLAGAIALALLVMPIIIVSAQEALRSVPDGVRNGSYATGATKWQTIRRVVLPAAIPGIMTGTILALARAIGETAPLIMVGAIFINRMPYGPFDRFSAMPTTIYNWANEPSQHFIHLAAVGIVVLLTFLFVMNAVAMYIRHRYETEI
- the pstC gene encoding phosphate ABC transporter permease subunit PstC, translating into MSTESHHESGSGISGGGPAEADNAADRRARRILFGCAAITVLTTLAIFFVLIDNAASYFFGAKVTEMLMGANPERTVTFTEFFTGTRWAPDHATPAHGVLPIVFGTLAITVGAAFVSIPIGTATAIYLSEYAPASVRSKLKPTLEILAGIPTIVYGYFAIAFINPVLVAPIASALFGINMGRYSLLSGMLVVGIMTIPMVSSISEDAMSAVPDELRNGAYALGATKFDVSTRIVLPASISGVFASYILAVSRAIGETMAVTLAAGFTANLTANPFAEIMTMTAYMVKMARGTTAVGTVEYQSLFAVGLLLFVMTLTMNLLNDWFKRRFQEEYR